A stretch of the Aggregatibacter sp. HMT-949 genome encodes the following:
- the degS gene encoding outer membrane-stress sensor serine endopeptidase DegS, producing the protein MFRKLFHAALWGLAAAGVILFAVPRLNSSNIFTSDDIVSFKNAVRIASPAVVNVYNRSFSSASINEDEQLQVNNLGSGVIMSKDGYILTNKHVIQNADQIVVALQNGNIYEASLIGSDNLTDLAVLKIRADNLSTIPQNKNRQVYVGDVALAIGNPYNLGQSVSQGIISAVGRSAVGDSLGRQNFIQTDASINRGNSGGALINSAGELVGISTLSIGKTSNEIAEGLNFAIPMDIANDVLYKIIRDGRVIRGYFGVQSDISASGEQGILITDVSPNSPAAKAGIQVGDVILKLNNQEGISAREMMQIIANTQPNTQVIVTIVRLGRMFDLPVMVEELPSN; encoded by the coding sequence ATGTTTAGAAAACTCTTTCATGCCGCCTTGTGGGGGCTGGCTGCTGCTGGCGTGATTTTATTTGCCGTGCCAAGGTTAAATTCGAGCAATATTTTTACTTCGGATGACATCGTTTCGTTTAAAAATGCCGTGCGTATTGCGTCACCCGCAGTGGTGAACGTATATAACCGTTCTTTTTCTTCCGCCAGCATCAATGAAGATGAGCAATTACAAGTCAATAACTTGGGATCCGGCGTGATTATGAGTAAAGATGGTTATATTTTGACTAACAAACATGTGATTCAAAATGCCGATCAAATTGTAGTGGCGTTGCAAAACGGTAATATTTATGAGGCGAGTCTTATCGGTTCCGACAATTTGACGGATCTTGCGGTGTTAAAAATTCGCGCCGACAATCTTTCTACCATTCCGCAAAATAAAAACCGTCAAGTGTATGTGGGCGACGTCGCTCTTGCTATCGGCAATCCGTATAATCTTGGGCAAAGTGTGTCGCAAGGTATTATCAGTGCGGTGGGACGTAGTGCGGTGGGCGATTCTCTCGGTCGCCAAAATTTTATTCAAACCGATGCGTCGATTAATCGTGGTAATTCCGGCGGGGCGTTGATTAATTCGGCAGGCGAGTTGGTAGGGATCAGTACCTTAAGTATCGGCAAAACGTCAAATGAAATTGCTGAGGGACTGAATTTTGCTATTCCGATGGATATCGCCAATGATGTACTGTACAAAATTATTCGTGACGGACGCGTGATTCGCGGTTATTTCGGTGTACAGAGCGATATTAGCGCCAGTGGCGAGCAAGGCATTTTGATCACCGATGTCAGTCCGAATAGTCCTGCGGCAAAAGCAGGCATTCAGGTGGGCGATGTGATTTTGAAATTGAATAATCAAGAAGGCATTTCTGCTCGCGAAATGATGCAAATTATTGCCAATACACAGCCGAATACACAAGTTATAGTCACCATTGTGCGTCTCGGCCGAATGTTCGATTTACCGGTAATGGTTGAAGAATTACCGTCTAATTAG
- the nrdR gene encoding transcriptional regulator NrdR, translating to MRCPFCSTEETKVIDSRLVSDGYQVRRRRECGHCHERFTTFETAELVVPKVIKNDGSREPFNEDKLRSGIQHALEKRPVSADDVEKAINHIIIQLRATGEREVPSHLVGKLAMNELKALDKVAYIRFASVYLSFDNINQFTKEIESLKD from the coding sequence ATGCGCTGTCCGTTTTGTTCCACAGAAGAGACCAAAGTTATTGATAGCCGTTTAGTTTCCGACGGTTACCAAGTTCGCCGCCGCCGCGAGTGCGGTCATTGCCACGAGCGTTTTACAACGTTTGAAACGGCGGAATTAGTGGTGCCGAAGGTGATTAAAAACGATGGTTCGCGTGAGCCATTTAACGAAGATAAATTGCGTAGCGGCATTCAACACGCATTGGAAAAACGTCCGGTGAGTGCCGACGATGTGGAAAAAGCCATCAATCACATCATTATTCAATTGCGCGCTACCGGCGAACGCGAAGTGCCAAGCCACTTGGTGGGCAAACTCGCGATGAACGAACTGAAAGCGCTGGATAAAGTGGCCTATATTCGTTTTGCCTCCGTTTACTTGAGTTTTGACAACATTAACCAATTCACCAAAGAAATTGAAAGCCTGAAGGATTAA
- the moeB gene encoding molybdopterin-synthase adenylyltransferase MoeB, protein MAELSYQEELRYNRQIILKAVDFDGQEKLKDSKMLIVGLGGLGCAAAQYLTAAGVGHLTLLDFDTVSLSNLQRQVLHCDARLEMPKVESAKIALLQLNPHVKIDTINAKLDEEKLAEILPHFDIILDCTDNVEIRNQLDRQCEKAKVPLISGAAIRMEGQVSVFTYEPGTPSYRDLSRLFGQNLLSCVEAGVLAPIVGIVGAIQALEAIKVQLKIGKNLCGRLLMIDGFSMNVREIKLPRISA, encoded by the coding sequence ATGGCTGAATTAAGTTACCAAGAAGAATTGCGCTACAACCGCCAAATTATTCTCAAAGCGGTAGATTTCGACGGACAAGAAAAGCTCAAAGACAGCAAGATGCTTATCGTTGGTTTAGGCGGCTTGGGTTGCGCCGCCGCACAATATCTTACGGCAGCCGGCGTTGGCCATCTTACATTGCTTGATTTCGATACGGTTTCCCTTTCAAACTTACAACGTCAAGTGTTGCATTGCGACGCCCGGCTTGAAATGCCCAAAGTGGAATCTGCCAAAATTGCCCTCCTCCAACTTAATCCGCATGTTAAAATCGACACGATTAACGCTAAACTCGACGAAGAAAAGCTCGCTGAAATTCTGCCTCATTTTGACATAATTTTAGATTGCACCGACAATGTCGAAATTCGCAATCAACTGGATCGCCAATGTGAAAAAGCGAAAGTTCCATTGATTTCCGGCGCGGCAATTAGAATGGAAGGACAGGTTTCTGTGTTCACTTACGAACCCGGTACACCCTCCTATCGCGATCTCAGCCGACTGTTCGGACAAAATCTATTAAGCTGTGTCGAAGCCGGCGTACTCGCGCCGATCGTAGGCATTGTCGGCGCCATCCAAGCACTGGAAGCGATCAAAGTGCAGTTAAAAATCGGCAAAAATTTGTGCGGGAGACTGCTGATGATTGATGGTTTTTCGATGAATGTAAGAGAAATAAAGTTGCCTAGAATCTCGGCATAA
- the ribD gene encoding bifunctional diaminohydroxyphosphoribosylaminopyrimidine deaminase/5-amino-6-(5-phosphoribosylamino)uracil reductase RibD, with the protein MSEFSVQDRQFMQRALDLAAKGEYSTAPNPAVGCVLVKDGKIVGEGFHFKAGQPHAERVALAEAGERAKGATAYVTLEPCAHYGRTPPCASGLIEASVTKVLAAVQDPNPQVAGKGLRMLAEAGIESAVGLLEESAEKLNKGFFKRMRQGVPFVQLKLAMSLDGRTALANGESKWLTSTASRSDVQKMRAKSSALLSTSATVLADNPSLNVRWEDFPNDLKRVYAKQTVRQPVRVLLDSQHRIRPSHKLFKTTSPVWLVSSVERDISAFPDFCEQIILPKQNLLSELMFELGKRQINCLWVEAGANLAGSLIEQKLVDELIVYIAPKLLGEQARGLCRLPHLTRLADASLWRLDAFQQIGDDIKLIYTPKG; encoded by the coding sequence ATGTCCGAATTCTCTGTTCAAGATCGCCAATTTATGCAGCGTGCGCTAGACTTGGCGGCCAAAGGCGAATACAGCACCGCACCGAATCCGGCAGTGGGTTGCGTATTGGTAAAAGACGGTAAAATTGTAGGCGAAGGATTTCATTTTAAAGCGGGACAGCCGCATGCTGAACGCGTTGCCTTAGCCGAGGCCGGTGAACGGGCAAAAGGTGCTACTGCTTACGTGACGCTAGAGCCTTGCGCACATTACGGCCGCACTCCGCCTTGTGCATCGGGTTTGATTGAAGCGAGCGTAACGAAAGTGCTGGCGGCGGTGCAGGATCCGAATCCACAGGTGGCTGGCAAAGGTTTGCGTATGTTGGCGGAGGCGGGAATTGAAAGTGCGGTCGGTTTATTGGAAGAATCGGCGGAAAAATTAAATAAAGGTTTTTTTAAACGCATGCGTCAAGGTGTACCGTTTGTGCAATTAAAATTGGCCATGAGTCTGGACGGGCGAACTGCGCTGGCAAACGGCGAAAGCAAGTGGCTCACGAGCACCGCATCGCGTTCCGATGTGCAAAAAATGCGAGCCAAATCCTCCGCTTTGTTATCCACTTCGGCAACCGTATTGGCGGATAATCCGAGTCTAAACGTGCGCTGGGAGGATTTCCCGAACGATCTTAAACGCGTTTACGCCAAACAAACCGTGCGTCAGCCGGTACGAGTCCTGTTAGATTCTCAGCACCGCATTCGACCTTCGCATAAATTATTTAAAACCACATCGCCGGTATGGTTGGTATCAAGTGTTGAACGTGATATTTCCGCTTTTCCCGATTTTTGCGAACAAATTATTTTGCCGAAACAAAATTTGTTGTCTGAATTAATGTTTGAGTTAGGCAAGCGTCAAATTAACTGTCTTTGGGTGGAAGCCGGGGCGAATTTGGCCGGCAGCTTAATCGAACAAAAATTAGTCGACGAATTAATCGTTTATATTGCGCCTAAATTATTAGGCGAGCAGGCGCGCGGTTTATGTCGATTACCGCACCTCACGCGATTAGCTGATGCGTCTTTGTGGCGACTCGATGCATTTCAACAAATTGGCGACGATATAAAATTAATTTACACGCCAAAAGGATAA
- a CDS encoding enoyl-ACP reductase gives MGFLTGKRILVTGLASNRSIAYGIAKAMKEQGAELAFTYLNEKLQPRVEEFAKEFGANIVLPLDVATDESIQNCFAELSKHWDKFDGFVHAIAFAPGDQLDGDYVNAATREGYLIAHDISAYSFVAMAQAARPYLNPNAALLTLSYLGAERAIPNYNVMCLAKASLEAATRVMAADLGKDGIRVNAISAGPIRTLAASGIKNFKKMLATFEKTAALRRTVTIEDVGNSAAFLCSDLASGITGEIVHVDAGFSITAMGELGEE, from the coding sequence ATGGGTTTCTTAACAGGTAAACGTATTTTAGTCACCGGCCTTGCCAGCAATCGTTCTATCGCGTACGGCATTGCGAAAGCGATGAAAGAACAAGGCGCTGAATTGGCTTTTACTTATTTAAATGAAAAATTACAACCGCGTGTGGAAGAGTTTGCCAAAGAATTCGGCGCAAACATTGTACTGCCGTTAGATGTCGCTACCGACGAAAGTATTCAAAATTGCTTTGCAGAATTAAGCAAACACTGGGATAAATTTGACGGTTTCGTACATGCCATCGCATTTGCTCCGGGCGATCAGTTAGACGGCGATTATGTGAACGCAGCAACCCGTGAAGGTTATCTCATTGCTCACGACATCAGCGCCTACAGCTTCGTGGCAATGGCACAAGCGGCACGTCCGTACCTAAACCCGAATGCAGCGTTATTAACCCTTTCTTACTTAGGTGCTGAACGTGCGATTCCAAACTATAACGTCATGTGTTTAGCCAAAGCCTCTCTTGAAGCCGCAACCCGCGTAATGGCAGCAGATTTAGGTAAAGATGGCATTCGTGTAAACGCCATTTCCGCCGGACCAATTCGTACCTTGGCGGCTTCCGGCATTAAAAACTTCAAGAAAATGTTGGCAACCTTCGAGAAAACCGCTGCATTACGCCGCACAGTGACTATCGAAGATGTGGGCAACTCCGCAGCATTCTTATGTTCTGATTTAGCCTCCGGTATCACCGGTGAAATCGTGCACGTCGACGCCGGTTTCAGCATCACCGCCATGGGCGAATTAGGCGAAGAATAA
- the yfbR gene encoding 5'-deoxynucleotidase — MQIKTSHFFACLDRLRLIQRWSLMRNIEKENLAEHSLQVAFVAQALAIIKNKFFGGTANPERIAVMAMYHDTSEIFTGDLPTPIKYFNPEITHVYKQIESAAERHLLSLLPNELQADFAPYLDSERSSAEEKHLVKQADLICAYIKVQFELEHGNQEFKTAKARLEGLMQQWHSQEMDYFLQVFMPSFSRSLDEIAL, encoded by the coding sequence ATGCAAATTAAAACCAGCCACTTTTTTGCTTGTTTAGATCGTCTGCGCTTGATTCAACGCTGGTCATTAATGCGCAATATTGAAAAAGAAAATCTGGCCGAACACAGTTTACAAGTAGCTTTTGTGGCACAAGCCTTAGCAATCATCAAAAACAAATTTTTTGGCGGTACGGCCAATCCCGAACGCATCGCCGTGATGGCGATGTACCACGATACTTCCGAGATTTTCACCGGCGATTTACCGACGCCGATTAAATATTTCAATCCGGAAATCACTCATGTCTATAAGCAAATCGAAAGTGCGGCAGAACGGCATTTATTGAGTTTATTGCCGAACGAATTACAAGCTGATTTCGCGCCTTATTTGGACAGCGAAAGGAGCTCAGCTGAAGAAAAACATTTGGTAAAACAGGCAGATTTAATTTGTGCTTACATTAAAGTTCAATTTGAGCTTGAGCACGGTAATCAAGAGTTCAAAACCGCCAAAGCAAGATTAGAAGGCTTAATGCAACAATGGCACAGCCAAGAAATGGATTATTTTTTGCAAGTATTTATGCCAAGTTTTAGCCGATCGTTGGATGAGATTGCGTTGTAG
- the recC gene encoding exodeoxyribonuclease V subunit gamma, whose protein sequence is MFTVYYSNQLEKQKDILAFLFEQLPPSDPFQSDIILVQSPGMAQWLQMELAKKNGIAANLEFPMPASFVWQLYADNLPEVSLQNPFDKDSMMWRLMRLIPTFLSQNDFAPLRRYLESAPHSEQYKRYQLCSKIADLFDQYLVYRPEWIFAWEKGEDEVIAAQIKAQQTNLNPSLLNQIQTNVTWQGTLWRALTIDVKTDIGSQATHRAALHEQFLTLLKDKHQPKKLPARVFVFGISALPNAYLSILQAISSKTDIHLFFNNPSQEYWGDIRDLRMEYLRVRKRHFWAKQDENRSLFSEQRMAELEKGITETTYHDEALQVGNPLLASWGKMGRDFLYSLVRDEERVAVRSIEAYQEISGETLLAQLQAQILHLTHSPLNIAKNDRSLTFHACHSAMREVEVLHDYLLDLFNREPTLTPKDVVVMVADINQYAPYIQAVFGQKSGDVPAIPFSISDSKLSESDTLVSCYLSLLRLKESMFSAEDMLALLDIPVVRARFNISLADLPLVREWVADAGIRFGLPKNEHGVNFNSWQAGLERMLLGYAMREEHGIWQESLGLDSSYGLKGLLAGNLSCFFSVLLAWRETLQQPHSMAAWQGILSNLLTDFFARQEDTNDTLLYIQEKIDELATQLADLHFSTALEANVVADAMTRKLEEAPNSLKFLAGKVNFCTLLPMRSIPFKVVCLLGMNEADYPRTQMPNSFDLMQYHHQKGDRVRRDDDRYLFLEALLAARDYCYISYIGRAITDNQPKEPSVLVSQLLDYVNYGQPEAQKLQVEQHAMTPFSPHNFNCSATFNRSFSAKWLPTAQSAGYSLQKEFAVPMENGETVTEIELDRFVSFVENPVKFFFEKQLGVYFRAEDERIADSENFTLNRLNKYALNNDLVYSDECEFYAYFARAAVKGVLPRAEFGRVAAQKVRDAVLEFKHKIADLGEPHNAPVDFTLNVMWQDQARSIRLFGYMENLFGAENRVVEWRFAKEKERYRIRPWIYYLIQCVTQENAVAPKLVTQDKIVELPQVDFSTALEQLQIYMRAYLQSQIEIQLVPTVGRISDFIVQDERAVDVDDVLAKLRKLTESDNFGNYADPYWSRVLAQTAKFERPENLESLLMQTKAWFGLLFSGMENKAVNKGAK, encoded by the coding sequence TTGTTTACTGTTTACTATTCCAATCAGCTTGAAAAACAAAAAGATATTCTGGCTTTTCTGTTTGAACAACTCCCTCCTAGCGACCCTTTCCAATCAGATATTATTTTGGTGCAAAGTCCCGGCATGGCTCAATGGTTGCAAATGGAATTGGCGAAGAAAAACGGCATTGCAGCGAATCTGGAATTCCCGATGCCGGCCAGTTTCGTTTGGCAACTTTATGCGGACAATTTGCCCGAAGTTTCGTTACAAAATCCTTTCGATAAAGATTCTATGATGTGGCGTTTAATGCGCTTGATCCCCACTTTTTTAAGCCAAAATGATTTTGCTCCGCTACGTCGCTATTTGGAATCAGCACCGCATTCGGAACAGTACAAACGCTATCAACTGTGCAGTAAAATCGCCGATTTGTTTGACCAATATTTAGTCTATCGCCCTGAATGGATTTTTGCGTGGGAAAAGGGTGAGGACGAGGTTATCGCCGCGCAAATCAAGGCGCAGCAAACAAATTTGAACCCGTCGTTACTAAATCAAATTCAAACTAATGTGACGTGGCAAGGAACATTGTGGCGCGCTTTAACGATTGATGTGAAAACCGATATCGGCAGTCAAGCTACTCATCGAGCTGCCTTACATGAACAATTTTTAACCTTGCTGAAGGATAAACATCAACCTAAAAAATTACCCGCCCGCGTATTTGTTTTTGGTATTTCAGCCCTGCCAAATGCCTATTTATCGATTTTACAAGCCATATCGTCGAAAACGGACATTCACCTGTTTTTTAATAATCCAAGCCAAGAATATTGGGGCGATATTCGCGATTTACGGATGGAATATTTACGTGTACGCAAGCGTCATTTCTGGGCAAAACAAGATGAAAATCGCTCGCTCTTTTCAGAACAGCGAATGGCTGAACTAGAAAAAGGCATCACTGAAACGACGTATCATGATGAAGCGTTACAAGTGGGCAATCCATTATTGGCAAGTTGGGGGAAGATGGGGCGTGACTTTCTTTATAGTTTGGTACGCGACGAAGAACGTGTTGCGGTGCGTTCGATCGAGGCCTACCAAGAGATTTCCGGCGAAACCTTGCTTGCTCAGTTACAAGCGCAAATTTTACATTTAACCCACTCTCCTTTAAACATTGCGAAAAATGACCGTTCTTTAACCTTTCACGCCTGTCATAGCGCTATGCGCGAAGTTGAAGTATTGCATGATTATTTACTGGATTTATTTAACCGAGAGCCGACGCTCACACCGAAAGATGTGGTGGTGATGGTCGCGGATATCAATCAATACGCACCTTATATTCAAGCGGTATTCGGACAAAAAAGCGGTGACGTGCCGGCGATTCCGTTTTCTATTTCCGATAGTAAATTGTCGGAAAGCGACACATTAGTGTCCTGTTATTTATCCTTGTTACGTCTAAAAGAAAGCATGTTTAGTGCGGAGGATATGCTCGCCTTGTTGGATATTCCGGTGGTGCGGGCGCGTTTCAATATTTCCTTGGCCGATTTACCGCTGGTCCGCGAATGGGTGGCGGATGCCGGCATCCGTTTCGGTTTACCAAAAAATGAACATGGTGTGAATTTTAACTCATGGCAAGCCGGCTTGGAACGTATGCTATTGGGCTATGCGATGCGAGAAGAGCACGGCATTTGGCAAGAGAGTTTGGGTTTAGATAGCAGTTACGGCTTAAAAGGTTTGTTGGCAGGCAATTTATCATGTTTTTTCAGCGTGCTTTTAGCGTGGCGGGAAACGCTTCAACAACCGCATTCAATGGCAGCATGGCAGGGAATTTTAAGCAACCTTTTAACCGATTTTTTTGCGCGACAGGAAGACACGAACGACACGCTGCTTTATATTCAAGAGAAAATCGACGAACTGGCTACACAGTTGGCAGACTTGCATTTCAGCACCGCATTGGAAGCAAATGTAGTGGCTGATGCAATGACAAGAAAGTTGGAGGAGGCACCAAACAGCCTGAAATTTCTGGCGGGCAAAGTAAATTTTTGCACGCTTTTGCCGATGCGTTCCATACCTTTTAAGGTGGTTTGTTTGCTTGGTATGAATGAAGCGGATTACCCGCGTACGCAAATGCCGAACAGTTTTGATTTGATGCAATACCATCACCAAAAAGGCGATCGCGTGCGACGCGACGATGATCGTTATTTGTTCCTCGAAGCCTTGTTGGCCGCGCGTGATTATTGCTACATCAGCTATATTGGCCGAGCAATTACCGATAATCAACCAAAAGAACCTTCCGTACTAGTGAGCCAATTACTGGATTATGTGAATTATGGTCAACCCGAGGCGCAAAAATTGCAGGTCGAACAACACGCAATGACGCCGTTTAGCCCACATAACTTCAATTGTTCCGCAACATTCAATCGTTCCTTCTCCGCCAAATGGTTGCCAACGGCACAAAGCGCCGGCTACTCGCTACAAAAAGAGTTTGCCGTGCCAATGGAAAATGGCGAAACCGTTACGGAAATCGAATTGGATCGCTTCGTGAGTTTTGTAGAAAATCCGGTGAAATTTTTCTTTGAAAAACAACTTGGCGTGTATTTTCGTGCCGAAGACGAACGCATTGCCGACAGTGAAAATTTTACGTTAAACAGGTTAAATAAATATGCGTTAAATAACGATTTAGTTTATTCGGATGAATGCGAGTTTTACGCTTATTTCGCTCGAGCTGCGGTGAAAGGCGTCTTGCCGCGCGCGGAATTCGGGCGCGTGGCCGCGCAAAAGGTGCGCGATGCGGTGCTGGAATTTAAACACAAAATCGCCGATTTGGGCGAGCCGCACAATGCGCCCGTTGATTTCACGTTGAATGTGATGTGGCAAGATCAAGCGCGCTCAATTCGTTTATTCGGCTATATGGAAAATTTGTTCGGCGCAGAAAATCGGGTCGTCGAATGGCGTTTTGCGAAAGAAAAAGAACGCTATCGCATTCGCCCTTGGATTTATTATTTAATTCAATGTGTTACACAGGAAAATGCGGTTGCGCCAAAACTCGTTACGCAAGACAAAATCGTGGAGTTGCCACAAGTCGATTTCAGCACCGCATTGGAGCAGCTTCAAATCTATATGCGGGCCTATTTGCAAAGTCAGATTGAAATTCAACTGGTTCCGACCGTGGGGAGAATTTCCGATTTTATCGTGCAAGACGAAAGGGCGGTCGATGTTGACGACGTGTTGGCAAAACTACGAAAACTTACCGAAAGCGATAATTTCGGCAATTATGCCGATCCTTATTGGTCTCGCGTGTTGGCACAAACGGCAAAATTTGAACGACCTGAAAATTTGGAATCATTATTAATGCAAACCAAGGCGTGGTTCGGATTGTTATTTTCCGGTATGGAAAATAAAGCCGTGAATAAAGGGGCGAAGTAA
- the rnb gene encoding exoribonuclease II: MFQDNPLLAQLKQQIHDSKERVEGIVKGTDKAYGFLECDKKTYFIAPPAMKKVMHGDKIFATIEKQGDKEQAEPESLIEPMLTRFIAKVRFNKDKKLQVLVDHPNINQPIGAQQAKAVKEELQEGDWVVANLKNHPLRDDRFFYATINQFICRADDEFAPWWVTLARHEQSRYPVQGADRYEMLDNQTREDLTALHFVTIDSESTQDMDDALYIEPIEQNGEQTGWKLVVAIADPTAYIALDSQIEKDAKQRCFTNYLPGFNIPMLPRELSDELCSLMANETRPALVCYIETDLQGNITAKPHFVSAYVQSKAKLAYHNVSDYLEGQEGAWQPETAEIAEQIQRLHQFTLARINWRKTHSLLFKEKPDYSFVLAENGHVQEIKAEYRRIANQIVEESMIIANICAAQFLHEQAQTGIFNTHTGFDKKFLENAHNFLMVNLANEENQAELAERYSVENLATLNGYCQMRHDIEPIEGDYLEFRLRRYLTFAEFKTELTPHFGLGLEGYATWTSPIRKYSDMVNHRLIKAVLTGQPTEKPQDSVISRLQEARRQNRLVERDIADWLYCRYLADKVAENAEFEAEVQDVMRGGLRVQLLENGASMFIPASTLHNNKEEMLVNPDELALYIKGERIYKIGDIVKVKLTEVKEETRSIVGQIIA; this comes from the coding sequence ATGTTCCAAGACAATCCATTACTCGCACAACTTAAACAACAAATCCACGACAGCAAAGAACGCGTGGAAGGCATCGTCAAAGGCACCGATAAAGCTTACGGTTTTTTAGAATGTGACAAAAAAACCTATTTCATCGCACCGCCGGCAATGAAAAAAGTGATGCACGGCGACAAAATTTTCGCAACGATCGAAAAACAAGGCGACAAAGAACAAGCTGAGCCGGAATCTCTAATTGAGCCGATGCTCACCCGTTTTATCGCCAAAGTACGATTCAATAAAGACAAGAAATTGCAAGTATTGGTCGATCACCCGAACATCAATCAGCCTATCGGTGCGCAACAAGCCAAAGCGGTGAAAGAGGAGTTGCAGGAAGGCGATTGGGTAGTCGCTAATTTAAAAAATCATCCGTTGCGCGATGATCGTTTTTTCTACGCCACCATTAACCAATTCATTTGCCGCGCTGACGATGAATTCGCGCCCTGGTGGGTAACGCTGGCTCGTCACGAACAATCACGTTATCCGGTACAAGGCGCGGATCGTTATGAAATGCTGGATAACCAAACGCGTGAAGATTTGACCGCACTTCATTTCGTTACCATTGACAGCGAAAGCACGCAAGATATGGACGATGCGCTTTACATCGAGCCAATTGAACAAAACGGCGAACAAACGGGCTGGAAATTGGTAGTTGCGATTGCGGATCCAACGGCTTATATCGCACTGGATTCGCAAATCGAAAAAGACGCCAAACAACGCTGTTTCACCAACTATTTGCCGGGTTTTAATATTCCGATGTTGCCGCGCGAGCTTTCCGATGAGCTTTGCTCCTTAATGGCAAACGAAACCCGTCCGGCGCTCGTGTGTTATATCGAAACGGATTTACAGGGCAACATCACCGCGAAACCGCATTTTGTATCCGCTTATGTGCAATCTAAAGCAAAACTCGCTTACCACAACGTGTCCGATTATCTAGAAGGGCAAGAAGGAGCCTGGCAACCCGAAACCGCCGAGATTGCCGAGCAAATTCAACGTTTGCACCAATTTACGCTAGCGCGGATAAACTGGCGTAAAACCCATTCTTTATTATTCAAAGAAAAACCGGATTATTCTTTTGTATTGGCGGAAAACGGTCATGTTCAGGAAATCAAAGCGGAATATCGCCGTATTGCGAATCAAATTGTGGAAGAATCAATGATTATCGCCAATATTTGCGCGGCACAATTCTTGCACGAACAAGCGCAGACGGGCATCTTCAACACGCATACCGGCTTTGATAAAAAATTCTTAGAAAACGCGCATAATTTCTTAATGGTAAATCTCGCTAATGAAGAAAACCAAGCCGAACTTGCCGAACGTTATTCTGTGGAAAATTTAGCAACCTTAAACGGTTATTGCCAAATGCGTCATGATATTGAACCGATTGAAGGCGATTATCTGGAATTTCGCTTGCGTCGTTACTTAACTTTTGCGGAATTTAAAACAGAACTCACACCGCACTTTGGCTTAGGTTTAGAAGGTTATGCCACTTGGACGTCGCCAATTCGGAAATATTCCGATATGGTGAATCATCGCCTAATCAAAGCGGTGCTCACAGGGCAACCTACGGAAAAACCGCAAGATAGTGTAATTTCCCGCTTGCAAGAAGCACGCCGACAAAATCGTCTAGTGGAACGCGACATTGCCGATTGGCTATATTGTCGCTATCTTGCCGACAAAGTTGCGGAAAATGCGGAATTCGAGGCGGAAGTGCAAGATGTGATGCGTGGCGGTTTACGCGTGCAATTATTAGAAAACGGCGCCTCGATGTTTATTCCGGCTTCCACATTACACAACAACAAAGAAGAAATGTTGGTAAACCCTGATGAGCTTGCTCTTTACATCAAAGGCGAACGCATTTACAAAATTGGCGATATTGTGAAAGTGAAGCTCACGGAAGTGAAAGAAGAAACGCGGAGCATCGTCGGACAAATCATTGCTTAA